In one Hyphomicrobium sp. 99 genomic region, the following are encoded:
- a CDS encoding fumarate reductase/succinate dehydrogenase flavoprotein subunit — translation MSLDKIVDGLTEVECDVLVIGGGTAGPMAALKAKMRNPNAKVILLEKANVKRSGAISMGMDGLNNAVIPGHATPEQYTREITIANDGIVNQKAVLKYAEQCYSIIQELDKFGIRFQKNENGDFDVKKVHHLGTYVLPMPNGDTVKKALYRQLRRVQLLISNRYIATRLLQGKDGRVAGAIAVNTRTAEFLVIKAKAVILCMGAAGRLGLPASGYLFGTYENAANSGDGYAMAYHAGAKLANLECFQINPLIKDYNGPACAYVAGPFGAYTVNNEDARFIECDYWSGQMMLEFYNELQSGKGPVFLKLNHLHENTISEIESILHKVERPSRGQFHANRGTDYRQGKIEMHVSEIGFCSGHSASGVFVDEFARTTVPGLYAAGDMASVPHSYMLGAFTNGSIAGEHASDYAKEIDFAAYDPADVARERERVLAPTRREDGIPPNQIEYKTRRFVNDYLQPPKVPQKYRLAQSRFAEVREDLETGMIARNAHELLRALEASSILDCADMAACSSLFRTESRWGLYHLRTDHPARDDENWFCHTLLGKVDGQMTCEKRAVDPYVVPIEDDEKDIYYRQRIEARA, via the coding sequence ATGAGTTTGGACAAGATCGTCGATGGCCTCACGGAGGTTGAGTGCGACGTCCTTGTGATCGGTGGCGGCACAGCTGGGCCCATGGCGGCGCTGAAGGCCAAGATGAGGAACCCGAATGCCAAGGTAATTTTGCTCGAGAAGGCGAACGTCAAGCGTTCCGGTGCCATCAGCATGGGCATGGACGGGTTGAACAACGCCGTCATCCCGGGTCACGCGACGCCAGAGCAATATACGAGAGAAATCACGATTGCGAACGACGGCATCGTCAACCAGAAGGCCGTCCTGAAGTACGCCGAGCAATGCTACTCCATCATCCAAGAGCTCGATAAATTCGGCATTCGTTTTCAGAAGAACGAGAACGGCGATTTCGACGTCAAGAAGGTGCATCATCTCGGCACCTACGTGCTTCCGATGCCGAATGGCGATACGGTGAAGAAGGCGCTCTACCGGCAGCTGCGCCGCGTGCAGCTTCTCATCTCAAACCGCTACATTGCGACGAGGCTTCTTCAGGGCAAAGATGGACGGGTGGCGGGCGCAATCGCCGTCAACACGCGCACGGCTGAGTTCCTCGTCATCAAGGCGAAGGCCGTCATTCTCTGCATGGGGGCTGCCGGCCGCCTCGGGCTTCCTGCGTCGGGTTACCTCTTCGGCACCTACGAGAACGCGGCCAATTCCGGTGATGGATATGCGATGGCCTATCACGCGGGTGCAAAACTCGCGAACCTCGAGTGCTTCCAGATCAATCCGCTGATCAAGGATTACAATGGACCGGCTTGCGCCTATGTCGCCGGACCGTTCGGGGCGTACACCGTCAACAACGAGGACGCCCGTTTCATCGAATGCGATTACTGGTCAGGGCAGATGATGCTGGAGTTCTACAATGAGCTCCAGTCGGGGAAGGGGCCGGTCTTCCTCAAGCTCAATCATTTGCATGAGAATACGATCTCCGAAATCGAGTCCATTCTGCACAAGGTCGAGCGGCCCTCACGCGGTCAGTTTCACGCCAATCGTGGAACCGATTATCGCCAGGGTAAGATCGAGATGCACGTTTCCGAAATCGGATTCTGTTCGGGGCATAGCGCGTCGGGCGTTTTCGTTGATGAATTCGCAAGAACGACGGTTCCGGGCCTTTACGCCGCCGGCGATATGGCGAGCGTTCCGCATAGCTACATGCTGGGCGCATTCACCAACGGATCAATTGCAGGCGAGCACGCGAGCGACTACGCCAAAGAGATCGACTTTGCCGCCTACGATCCGGCGGATGTGGCGCGCGAGAGGGAGCGCGTGTTGGCGCCGACGCGGCGGGAGGATGGCATTCCGCCGAACCAAATCGAATACAAGACACGCCGTTTCGTGAACGATTATCTGCAGCCTCCGAAGGTGCCGCAGAAATACCGGTTGGCACAATCGCGCTTCGCGGAGGTTCGCGAAGATTTGGAGACCGGGATGATCGCGCGAAATGCGCATGAACTTCTGCGCGCGCTCGAAGCGTCATCGATCCTGGATTGCGCCGATATGGCTGCTTGTTCTTCGCTGTTTAGGACCGAGAGCCGTTGGGGGCTCTACCATTTGCGGACCGATCATCCCGCGCGCGACGACGAGAATTGGTTCTGTCATACGCTTCTCGGCAAGGTCGATGGCCAGATGACGTGTGAGAAGCGAGCCGTTGATCCCTACGTCGTTCCGATCGAAGACGACGAAAAGGACATCTATTACCGCCAGCGCATCGAAGCGCGGGCCTAG
- a CDS encoding ABC transporter permease, giving the protein MAQSSEATYGRWIVRAISVAVCLVAWQAASVFHINLGIITFANVPPPTDVFAAAIEFARSPKVFAHVTTSLMRVFSGYAIAAVIGIGIGLAIGRSRRASDLLSPPLELLRPIPAVAWIPLAVLMFPSSELSMIYITFLGAVFPILLNTVHGVENVDPRLVASARSLGGTRNAILREVILPGAAPSIVTGLAVGMGTSWFCLITAEMISGQFGIGYFTWESYTLQNYADIVVGMVLIGVLGMGSSYLLRRIGAALTPWHTPEELRR; this is encoded by the coding sequence TTGGCCCAGTCATCCGAAGCGACCTACGGTCGTTGGATTGTTAGAGCAATATCGGTCGCCGTCTGCCTCGTTGCGTGGCAGGCGGCTTCCGTCTTTCACATCAATCTCGGGATCATCACTTTTGCCAATGTCCCGCCGCCTACCGACGTCTTTGCTGCCGCCATAGAATTCGCGAGATCGCCAAAGGTCTTCGCTCACGTGACGACCAGTCTGATGCGCGTGTTCTCCGGTTACGCGATTGCCGCCGTGATCGGCATCGGAATCGGTCTCGCCATCGGGCGATCGCGGCGGGCGTCGGATCTCCTATCGCCGCCTCTCGAATTGCTGCGGCCGATACCGGCGGTTGCCTGGATTCCACTGGCCGTGCTGATGTTTCCCTCGTCCGAGCTTTCGATGATCTACATTACGTTCCTAGGCGCGGTGTTTCCGATACTGCTCAACACGGTGCACGGCGTTGAAAATGTCGACCCGCGTCTTGTTGCTTCTGCGCGCAGCCTTGGCGGAACGCGAAATGCAATCTTGCGGGAAGTGATTTTGCCCGGCGCGGCGCCCAGCATCGTCACGGGTCTTGCTGTCGGCATGGGTACATCCTGGTTTTGCCTCATCACGGCCGAGATGATTTCCGGGCAATTCGGCATCGGCTATTTCACATGGGAATCCTACACGCTGCAGAACTACGCCGACATCGTTGTCGGCATGGTGCTGATCGGGGTTCTCGGAATGGGAAGCAGCTATCTCCTGCGGAGAATTGGAGCGGCGTTGACGCCGTGGCATACGCCGGAGGAATTGCGCCGATGA
- a CDS encoding EAL domain-containing protein, whose translation MKLSTTLPIGIAAKAAVLIVTLGALSALANWYVLQGAQNLDHVNRTMVERVAPARLALAEAKAALNNVGLATYKGMSASEPEAARAAIGETANQIAAVRQWLHAVSGYFPARTHDSDVIREKLRQVEATANQIRDAILSGDKQRLLDGLLNLRFEAALDDTLSQMNRLTNILGGESRDTLAEAQNEQAAELGIIIAALAAGTLLIVMLALTFAHYSVARPLRQLSANALRIREGGALSFPQGDRTLFRVDEIGTLARAFQSMIAKLAAAQETLAVQYARVDAAINNLPQGLCMFDADQNLIICNRRYAELYELKPEHTVPGTSLRTILQARRANGRFPQAESYSIENRIASVRERKPIYTVDELTGGQYIAISHQPMLDGGSVAIHEDITERREIDAKIAHMAHHDALTDLPNRLRFREVMEAALKGTRHGRIVSILCLDLDHFKTVNDTLGHPVGDALLQAVSGRLRGCVRKQDLVARLGGDEFAIVQADSEQPLGATMLAERIIAALSAPFEVQGHQVAIGVSIGIAMAPGDGNTADQLIKNADMAMYKAKEAGRGSYHFFEPGMDAKMQERRALELDLRAAIENDELELYYQPLIRLETNEICGCEALIRWKHPRRGMVSPVDFIPLAEEIGLIGAIGNWVLNRACTDAMTWPTHIKVAVNLSPLQFKNSGLVLQVIGALGKSGLPGERLELEITETVMLHDTDATIAMLNDLRALGVRISMDDFGTGYSSLGYLRKFPFDKIKIDRSFIQDLSANPDSIAIVRAVANIGSALGMATTAEGVETEAELAQLRHEGCTEVQGYLFSKPRPAIEISSLLDLQESAGQQVAV comes from the coding sequence ATGAAATTGAGCACCACACTTCCTATCGGCATTGCAGCGAAAGCGGCGGTGCTCATCGTCACTCTGGGAGCGCTGTCTGCGCTCGCCAACTGGTACGTTCTGCAAGGAGCGCAAAATCTCGATCACGTCAATCGGACGATGGTTGAGCGCGTGGCGCCTGCTCGCCTCGCACTGGCTGAAGCCAAGGCCGCTTTGAACAATGTCGGTCTTGCGACGTACAAAGGCATGTCCGCTTCCGAACCCGAGGCCGCACGCGCAGCCATTGGTGAGACTGCCAATCAGATCGCCGCGGTGCGTCAGTGGCTACACGCCGTCTCCGGCTACTTCCCGGCTCGCACTCACGATAGCGATGTCATTCGCGAAAAGCTCCGGCAGGTAGAAGCGACAGCCAATCAGATCCGTGATGCGATCCTCTCAGGCGACAAACAGCGTTTGTTGGATGGACTTCTCAATCTCCGCTTCGAAGCCGCGCTCGACGACACGCTTTCGCAGATGAACCGGCTGACGAACATTCTCGGCGGAGAATCCCGAGATACGCTTGCGGAAGCGCAGAATGAGCAAGCCGCGGAGCTGGGTATCATCATCGCGGCGCTGGCGGCCGGCACGTTGCTGATCGTCATGCTGGCGCTCACGTTTGCTCACTATTCCGTGGCCCGTCCCTTGCGGCAGCTCAGCGCCAATGCGTTGCGCATTCGCGAGGGCGGTGCGCTGTCTTTCCCACAGGGAGACCGAACGCTCTTCCGGGTCGATGAGATCGGTACGCTTGCGCGCGCCTTTCAATCGATGATCGCCAAGCTCGCGGCAGCGCAGGAAACCCTGGCCGTTCAATACGCGCGCGTCGATGCCGCGATCAACAACCTGCCGCAAGGGCTGTGCATGTTCGACGCGGATCAAAATCTGATTATCTGCAACCGCCGTTATGCCGAACTCTACGAATTGAAACCCGAGCATACCGTTCCTGGCACGTCGCTTCGTACGATCTTGCAGGCTCGCCGCGCTAACGGGCGCTTTCCGCAGGCCGAAAGCTACTCCATAGAGAACCGGATCGCGTCGGTACGCGAGCGAAAGCCTATCTACACTGTCGATGAGCTGACAGGCGGCCAGTACATCGCCATTTCGCATCAACCGATGCTCGATGGCGGATCCGTTGCGATCCACGAGGACATCACGGAGCGGCGGGAGATCGACGCCAAGATCGCCCACATGGCCCATCATGATGCTCTGACGGATCTCCCCAACAGATTGCGCTTCCGCGAGGTGATGGAAGCGGCACTCAAGGGAACTCGGCACGGCAGGATCGTTTCAATCCTCTGCCTCGATCTCGATCACTTCAAAACTGTCAACGATACGCTCGGCCACCCCGTCGGCGACGCCTTACTGCAAGCGGTTTCTGGCAGGTTGCGCGGATGTGTGAGGAAGCAGGATCTCGTGGCGCGACTCGGCGGCGACGAATTCGCAATCGTCCAGGCCGACTCTGAGCAGCCTCTTGGCGCCACGATGTTGGCCGAGCGCATCATCGCGGCGTTGAGCGCGCCATTCGAGGTTCAAGGTCACCAGGTCGCCATCGGCGTGAGCATCGGCATCGCGATGGCTCCGGGAGACGGCAATACTGCTGATCAGCTGATCAAAAACGCCGACATGGCCATGTATAAGGCCAAGGAGGCCGGCCGCGGATCCTATCATTTCTTCGAGCCGGGCATGGATGCGAAAATGCAGGAGCGGCGCGCGCTAGAGTTGGATCTCCGCGCGGCAATCGAAAATGACGAGCTCGAACTTTACTATCAACCTCTGATCCGCCTCGAGACCAATGAGATCTGCGGCTGCGAAGCCCTCATCCGCTGGAAACATCCGAGGCGCGGAATGGTATCGCCCGTCGACTTCATTCCGCTCGCTGAAGAAATCGGCCTTATCGGAGCGATCGGCAACTGGGTCTTGAACCGTGCATGCACCGACGCGATGACATGGCCGACGCATATCAAGGTGGCGGTCAATCTCTCGCCGCTGCAGTTCAAGAATAGCGGACTTGTGCTTCAGGTTATCGGCGCATTGGGTAAGTCCGGGTTGCCGGGCGAGCGGCTCGAGCTCGAAATCACCGAAACAGTCATGTTGCACGATACCGATGCGACGATCGCGATGCTGAATGATCTGCGTGCGCTCGGCGTCCGTATTTCGATGGACGACTTCGGCACGGGTTATTCAAGCCTCGGTTACTTGCGCAAATTCCCGTTCGACAAGATCAAGATCGACCGGTCGTTCATACAGGACCTCTCCGCCAATCCGGATTCGATTGCCATCGTGCGCGCTGTTGCTAACATCGGCAGTGCCCTTGGCATGGCAACGACGGCCGAGGGCGTCGAAACGGAAGCGGAACTTGCGCAGCTTCGTCATGAAGGTTGCACGGAGGTACAAGGGTATCTATTTAGCAAGCCTCGCCCGGCGATCGAAATTTCTTCTCTATTGGACCTTCAGGAAAGCGCAGGGCAGCAAGTCGCGGTTTGA
- a CDS encoding ATP-binding protein, giving the protein MRRVSLKVLIAAAISVVSLLLTIAVSYVIGRDAVSRLEQEIGQSLALLAEEMQDKLDRAMFERIQSLDNMAAIGKILQKTDTPEALRASLERFQSAYSDYSWIGFADLNGNILSATHGEYEGRNVSDQHWFKMGLQEPYVGDVKLPSGSVPSRPPRAGHETSDFIDLAVPISDAESNFGVLGATLSADWAEEVRDTLLGSMKAAIPADVIVLNEARQVLFGPDNITGKTLDLPSIRAARPGNASFAVERWPDHTSYVTGYSKSDGYRSYPGLRWIVLVREDQRLAFAPVRSLQTNILICGGIVAALAALLAWILAGKLSRPLLQLADTAEGLRRGQKLEFPQVGGYEEARILSKSLRSLVKELDAQRTSLAAANQSLESQVRERTQRLAEQNIGLERAKADAELATEAKSRFLAAASHDLRQPLHALTLFARALARRVSGNEATTLVAQMEEGLRGLKGMFDALLNVSRLDAKLIEPSRTSTSVAEIIERISVGSKIEAEQNGLKFLSRSPDWIIETDAALLETIIRNLVSNALKFTKYGGVILAARERGGQHVIDVFDTGPGLPDEHRERIFEEFSRADQRAYGINDGLGLGLSIARRYAELLNMKILVASRAGRGSRFTILLPQSVMIDSARRPAPASKPESHIYGKKILVLDDDPLIVAALMRDLEDRGNLAFGFQSVAGAEAALEKGLTIDAAVLDFDLRGTESGLEFVKRMTARLNTDIPTVILSGGTDSATLAILAKSGRPWLTKPADPELIAATLSALLNARKASLKSSTVEYGANASAS; this is encoded by the coding sequence ATGCGCCGCGTTTCGTTGAAAGTTTTGATTGCAGCAGCGATCTCCGTCGTCTCGCTCCTGCTCACCATTGCCGTGTCCTATGTGATTGGACGCGATGCCGTGAGCAGACTTGAGCAGGAGATCGGACAGTCGCTCGCGCTGCTCGCCGAAGAAATGCAGGATAAGCTTGACCGCGCAATGTTCGAGCGAATTCAGTCGCTCGACAACATGGCCGCCATCGGCAAGATTTTACAGAAGACCGACACGCCCGAGGCATTGCGCGCCTCTCTCGAAAGATTTCAAAGTGCGTATTCGGATTATTCCTGGATCGGATTTGCCGATCTCAACGGTAACATCCTCAGCGCCACCCACGGCGAATACGAAGGACGCAACGTCAGCGATCAGCATTGGTTCAAGATGGGTCTGCAGGAACCCTACGTGGGCGACGTTAAGCTCCCGTCTGGGTCCGTTCCTTCGCGTCCTCCGCGAGCCGGACACGAGACGTCCGATTTCATCGATCTCGCCGTTCCGATCTCCGACGCGGAGTCGAACTTCGGTGTCCTTGGAGCAACCTTGAGCGCGGATTGGGCCGAAGAAGTGCGAGACACGCTTCTCGGCAGCATGAAAGCCGCAATACCCGCAGACGTCATCGTCCTCAACGAAGCGCGGCAGGTGCTCTTTGGTCCGGATAACATAACCGGAAAAACATTGGATCTTCCGAGTATACGGGCAGCGCGCCCGGGCAATGCGAGCTTTGCAGTAGAACGGTGGCCAGACCACACATCTTACGTAACGGGTTACTCAAAGAGCGACGGCTATCGATCCTATCCCGGCTTGCGCTGGATTGTTTTGGTCCGCGAGGATCAGAGGCTTGCGTTTGCACCCGTGCGAAGTCTGCAGACGAATATCTTGATCTGTGGTGGCATCGTCGCCGCCCTTGCGGCGCTCTTGGCTTGGATACTCGCAGGTAAGCTCTCTCGGCCACTCCTTCAGCTTGCCGATACGGCCGAGGGTCTGCGACGTGGCCAAAAGCTCGAATTTCCGCAGGTAGGCGGATACGAGGAGGCACGCATTCTGTCCAAATCTCTGCGCTCGCTCGTCAAGGAACTCGACGCACAAAGAACGTCACTAGCAGCCGCAAACCAATCGCTCGAAAGTCAGGTACGCGAACGAACGCAACGTCTCGCCGAGCAAAATATCGGTCTTGAGCGCGCGAAGGCCGATGCCGAGCTGGCGACCGAAGCCAAGTCTCGTTTTCTTGCTGCTGCTAGCCATGACCTGCGGCAGCCATTGCACGCTTTGACCCTATTTGCACGCGCGCTTGCACGCCGCGTCAGCGGCAACGAAGCGACGACGCTCGTCGCACAGATGGAAGAAGGCCTGCGCGGTCTGAAGGGCATGTTCGACGCGCTTCTCAACGTCTCGCGTCTCGATGCCAAGCTGATCGAGCCATCAAGGACATCCACTTCTGTCGCCGAAATCATCGAGCGGATTTCCGTCGGCTCGAAGATCGAGGCCGAGCAAAACGGATTGAAGTTTCTAAGCCGCTCGCCCGATTGGATCATCGAGACGGATGCTGCACTGCTCGAAACAATAATCCGAAATCTTGTTTCGAATGCCTTGAAATTTACAAAATACGGCGGCGTCATCCTCGCGGCTCGTGAACGCGGCGGGCAGCACGTGATCGATGTGTTCGACACCGGCCCAGGACTTCCCGACGAACACCGTGAAAGAATTTTCGAAGAATTCTCCCGCGCCGATCAACGCGCCTATGGCATCAATGATGGTCTCGGGCTCGGCCTTTCAATAGCGCGCCGCTATGCCGAACTCCTCAATATGAAAATCCTGGTTGCTTCACGCGCCGGACGCGGCTCCCGCTTCACAATCCTGCTGCCGCAAAGCGTTATGATCGACTCCGCACGCCGTCCCGCACCGGCGTCCAAGCCCGAAAGCCATATTTACGGCAAGAAAATACTCGTCCTCGATGATGATCCTCTCATCGTCGCCGCGCTGATGCGCGATCTCGAAGATCGGGGCAATCTTGCCTTTGGTTTCCAGTCGGTTGCCGGAGCCGAGGCGGCACTCGAAAAAGGTCTGACGATAGATGCTGCGGTCCTTGATTTCGATCTCAGAGGGACTGAGTCGGGCCTTGAATTCGTCAAACGCATGACAGCTAGGCTGAACACGGATATCCCGACCGTTATTCTTTCGGGCGGCACCGATTCTGCTACGCTAGCAATTCTGGCGAAGTCAGGGAGGCCGTGGTTGACGAAGCCGGCCGATCCCGAGCTTATCGCCGCGACGCTCAGTGCGCTTCTCAACGCACGCAAAGCTTCGCTAAAGAGCTCAACCGTTGAGTACGGAGCAAACGCAAGTGCCAGCTAA
- a CDS encoding ABC transporter ATP-binding protein, with amino-acid sequence MSRRELDVRFKGGRIDVEHVSITLGRGADAFEAVQDVSFAIEPGEFVCILGPSGCGKSTLLGALAGHIEIAKGNLQVDSERVGGPHPDRGIVFQHHTLFPWKSARDNVAFGPKMRGFGKAERRRLATEMLELVGLGDFADRYPKQLSGGMQQRVEIARVLVNRPRLLLMDEPFGALDALTRLMMQELLLAIWRHVPTTIVFVTHDIDEALFLADRIIVMSPRPGRILEVIKVPFERPRPTEIMASPEFGKLKAHCLGLLRSTLDSNPLQRLSPLGIAAGAGTKLA; translated from the coding sequence ATGAGCCGTCGTGAACTCGACGTGCGGTTCAAAGGCGGCCGCATCGATGTCGAGCATGTATCAATCACACTTGGGCGGGGAGCGGATGCGTTCGAGGCCGTGCAGGACGTCAGCTTCGCCATCGAGCCGGGTGAGTTCGTGTGCATCCTCGGACCTTCGGGCTGCGGGAAGTCTACTCTCCTCGGCGCGCTCGCCGGGCACATCGAAATCGCGAAGGGCAATCTACAGGTTGACTCCGAGCGTGTCGGCGGACCGCATCCCGACCGCGGTATCGTTTTCCAACATCACACTCTCTTTCCGTGGAAATCGGCGCGCGATAACGTTGCGTTCGGGCCGAAGATGCGGGGCTTCGGCAAGGCGGAGCGCAGGCGGCTGGCAACCGAGATGCTCGAACTCGTGGGCCTGGGCGACTTCGCCGATCGATATCCGAAGCAGCTTTCAGGCGGTATGCAGCAGCGCGTCGAAATTGCGCGCGTGCTCGTGAACCGGCCCCGTCTTCTACTTATGGACGAGCCGTTTGGCGCGCTCGACGCGTTGACGCGATTGATGATGCAAGAGCTGTTGCTCGCGATTTGGCGACACGTCCCGACAACCATCGTTTTTGTGACGCACGATATCGACGAAGCATTGTTTCTCGCCGACCGGATTATCGTCATGAGCCCGCGTCCCGGCCGGATTCTCGAAGTGATCAAAGTCCCGTTTGAGCGCCCTCGCCCGACGGAGATCATGGCGTCGCCGGAATTCGGGAAGCTCAAGGCGCACTGCCTTGGCCTCTTGCGCTCTACTCTGGACAGCAATCCGCTGCAACGACTCAGTCCACTCGGAATAGCTGCAGGCGCGGGCACCAAGCTCGCGTGA
- a CDS encoding glycosyltransferase family 25 protein, producing MTQQAADLGFAFERIPAVDGRDVPEWLRSEFSAECEMRPGVIGCYASHLVAAQMVVSRGLPFAIVLEDDAQLKPDFISIALRAVAAVPDDWDYLYLCSEGKKSVIRIGEIAPGHSLVRFTWPPANAAAYALSNRGARKWLAPMARVRPNDLDNRFSWLQNLKIYGVFPSIAVQNLALVSTIRRGGPRPRWEPSNLKMLAGQIWTMREVGLRNFWAATLMNWVNSVRKRLDGTQRIAVIGTKESRTLRRTET from the coding sequence ATGACGCAACAGGCTGCGGACCTCGGATTTGCATTCGAGCGAATTCCCGCCGTTGACGGCCGCGATGTACCCGAGTGGCTCAGGAGTGAATTCTCTGCGGAATGCGAAATGCGTCCGGGCGTGATCGGTTGCTATGCGAGCCATCTCGTGGCCGCGCAGATGGTTGTGTCTCGAGGGCTGCCCTTCGCGATCGTTCTCGAAGACGACGCGCAGCTCAAGCCAGACTTCATTAGCATTGCGTTGCGTGCGGTTGCTGCAGTCCCGGATGACTGGGACTATCTATATTTATGTTCCGAAGGAAAAAAGTCGGTCATTCGGATCGGAGAGATCGCTCCAGGACATTCTCTGGTTCGATTCACTTGGCCACCGGCCAATGCCGCGGCCTACGCTCTGTCCAATAGAGGGGCAAGAAAATGGCTCGCGCCGATGGCGCGCGTAAGGCCAAACGATCTCGATAATAGATTTTCCTGGCTGCAAAATTTGAAGATTTATGGGGTGTTTCCGTCGATAGCAGTACAGAATCTGGCACTCGTTTCGACGATTAGGCGTGGGGGCCCTAGGCCCAGATGGGAGCCGTCAAATCTCAAAATGCTTGCTGGACAAATTTGGACGATGAGGGAAGTCGGACTTCGTAATTTCTGGGCGGCTACACTTATGAATTGGGTCAACTCCGTCCGGAAGCGGTTAGATGGGACTCAGCGCATCGCGGTGATTGGCACTAAAGAGTCTCGTACCCTGAGGAGGACCGAGACGTAG
- a CDS encoding ABC transporter substrate-binding protein: protein MRLHSLLATLMMTAGFVTSAAQAETIRVALGTQDATINTATGGLIIREEKLLEKYLPHDGKYKDVTYDIQWKNFTSGAPITNEQIAGKLDFGIMAEFPGVLNGVAHEKAGRKSIFITVLQGSVKGSGNGVVVPTDSPIQSFSELKGKTISVPFASTAHALLLRAVKAQGWDSEKDVTIITQAPEVAGPALQANKIDAHADFVPYAELFPWRGFARKILDGSQAAGPTFHGALVDAAYAEKYPEIVVAYLRAAIEADRLVAAEPEKYSELIAKVTGVEAEVDYLFHGPLGLQTRDQTWKPEFRQDVATALDTLKLLKKTDQGLDLNTFISDRYIREAFKQAGLDYDAQLKNYDQSPLKAKDALTGEEINDPKRVAQIWVKGEPLVHHYATANNAFKALKAFEGEGKAIRVFYAQDRESGIKLLGAKSWFVRGDNGDVSAFLLKENAEAWAKSNGGKVLDFNGVRAAVLASN, encoded by the coding sequence ATGCGTTTGCATTCGCTTCTCGCAACCTTGATGATGACGGCAGGTTTCGTCACCTCGGCCGCTCAGGCCGAGACGATCCGTGTCGCTCTCGGTACGCAGGACGCCACGATCAATACCGCCACGGGCGGCCTGATCATCCGCGAAGAAAAGCTACTCGAGAAATACCTGCCGCATGACGGCAAGTACAAAGACGTGACCTACGACATCCAGTGGAAAAATTTCACGAGCGGCGCGCCGATCACCAATGAGCAGATCGCGGGCAAGCTGGATTTCGGCATCATGGCGGAATTTCCTGGCGTGCTGAACGGCGTTGCTCATGAAAAAGCCGGCCGCAAAAGCATTTTCATCACCGTGCTTCAGGGCAGTGTGAAGGGTAGCGGCAACGGCGTCGTCGTTCCGACCGATTCTCCCATCCAGTCTTTTTCAGAGTTGAAGGGTAAGACAATCTCAGTTCCCTTCGCTTCGACCGCCCACGCGCTCCTGCTTCGGGCTGTAAAGGCGCAAGGCTGGGATTCGGAAAAGGATGTCACCATCATCACCCAGGCTCCCGAAGTGGCTGGACCTGCATTGCAGGCTAACAAGATCGATGCTCATGCCGATTTCGTGCCGTACGCCGAACTCTTTCCGTGGCGCGGCTTCGCCCGCAAAATCCTTGACGGATCGCAGGCGGCGGGTCCGACGTTCCACGGAGCGCTTGTCGACGCAGCTTACGCTGAGAAATATCCGGAAATTGTCGTAGCATATCTCCGCGCAGCGATCGAAGCAGATCGCCTGGTTGCCGCAGAGCCTGAGAAATATAGCGAGTTGATTGCCAAGGTGACCGGCGTTGAAGCCGAGGTGGATTATCTGTTCCACGGTCCGCTCGGATTGCAGACGCGCGACCAGACCTGGAAGCCCGAGTTCCGTCAGGACGTCGCGACGGCGCTCGATACGCTGAAGCTTCTGAAGAAGACCGACCAGGGTCTCGACCTCAACACGTTCATCTCGGATCGGTATATCAGAGAAGCGTTCAAGCAGGCAGGCCTCGATTATGATGCCCAACTCAAGAATTATGATCAGTCGCCGCTGAAGGCCAAGGACGCGCTGACCGGCGAAGAGATCAATGATCCGAAGCGTGTTGCGCAGATCTGGGTAAAGGGCGAGCCGCTCGTCCATCACTATGCGACAGCGAATAACGCGTTCAAGGCCCTCAAGGCGTTCGAAGGCGAGGGCAAGGCGATCCGCGTTTTCTACGCACAGGACCGGGAGAGCGGCATCAAGCTGCTGGGCGCCAAGTCGTGGTTTGTGCGCGGCGATAATGGCGATGTCTCTGCCTTCCTGCTCAAGGAAAATGCCGAGGCGTGGGCCAAGAGTAATGGCGGCAAAGTGCTCGACTTCAATGGCGTGCGCGCCGCTGTTCTCGCGAGCAACTGA